Sequence from the Phragmites australis chromosome 6, lpPhrAust1.1, whole genome shotgun sequence genome:
aTTGTCCTCATGTCGTGTAGGTgaaggagtatccccctgcaaggtgtaaaaacatttcaaaataccgcgctctcggtcatgagcatgcgaTTGTTTCATCCgcaccggtcgtagagttttcgcttatGGTCGATGGTTGTATATATGGGAGATGGtagagttggtctttgttacatgtatgttcataatggttccaattacttatgttcagttggtttttACATGGTAGaattatgttttgttggttaagttagttgctcacacctatatatttaggttgcttaccgcttatgtttaacttaaccatgtgattttttccttgctaatggctcaatacataatccttggagtcgagctatgtatgtGTGCTCTctatggtttaagtcttacgagtaccttcgtactcatgcctgtgtTTTCAAGTGTTGCTGGTGAGAAAGAGCTGGTGTTTGCTATTtcatgcctgccgatcagggtggcgggcaagagtagtgcatcctactctcggaggtcgtccTTTtaggggtgaagcctaagggcatgtggctccactctattttgttgtataggtttttgtTTTCATTGCGtagatgttgttaccttttgatgtaaattgttggaaatagTTGTATGCTTAACAACttataatataactttaattacttgctctttttaagctatgttgtgatgctaaatgttggaagacatgtgttctgatcttgggcacaaaacacatgccgggactatcgggatgatattctgtttaatcatcgaggttgtgattatgaataatgatcctcctggtgattaattagagtattatttggacggttcctcacacttaTCCAATTTGAGTCATCTTAACTATTTTTCATGATCTCGATGAGTTCTAGatcaacttcatcttcacttgagccaTCGTGATTATCtttatcttcttcatcatcttcttctacacttgatgatgagcttgactcttctttcttccttaccatcttgatcttctcttctttgcTTGAAAGTGCAAGGCTCTTCTTGCCGAATGAAGAGGAAGCTTCATCACCCATTTTCATGTACAACTCGTGTGAGGAGAGCTTTCTAAGCACTTGTGTGGGTGtcatcttgctcaaatcttcaCGGCCATGAAGAATGGTGATCTTACCATATTTTAGACGATTAAGAGCTTAAAACATTATCCTCGCCGCATCTTCATCTTTTACTTGTATCAAACCAAACTTATTGTTCTCATTGACAAGAAAATTTAggcgtgagtacatgtcatttgTATTTTCATGAGGAAGCATGACAAAATTTCCCAATTTAGATTGacaatatgatatttttctttgctctCATATTTTATACCATCATGAATTTTAATTAGCAtggtctaaatatcatgtgcattagtgagactATAAACACGATTAAAAATATCAATGTTAAGAGATGAAAATAAGATACTTCTAGTTATGTCATTGAATTGCAACTAATTTTTATCGGCTTTGGTAGGATTGTTAGTCCTACTCATGAGATTCATACCGATATTTGTTACTCTCCAAACATATAAACCTTTGGCATCTAGATAGCAAGACATAAGAACTTTTAATGGGGaaattttgtgtcatcaaaCTGTGGAACCCTACTGATATCCGTCATATCCCTGGACATCACTTTCTCACTAGGCATTGAAGCCTAAACATCCAAATTGAGTCGTAGAGGCTCTAATACGAATTGTAAGGGTCGGTGGCActctaagaggggggggggtgaagggTCACTTAAAACTAATAGCTCAAATTCAAGAATATAAACctaaatcaatttctatctaaatatattctagatttatctagtgtttcTATTCTATCGCAACAAAAATTTTGGCCCCTAAGATCCAATCCTACAAACTACGCATGACAATTCTAGGAAAGGTAAACGTTGATAGAAGGTAAAGGATACAGAGAATGCAAACTCGGCACGATGACATTTTTTCCGTAGTATTAGTGCGTTGTCGCTCACCCCTATTCCATGTTGGAGCCCCTCGCAAGGGCGAAGCTCCTCGGTCAGCTAACTCCATGGATAGCCATTAGAACTCCCCACACATCAGTGGGTCTACTACTAAGCCTCTCCTGATGCTCACCACCATCTCCACTATCACGGTGCTTTGTCACTCCGATACGGTGCACTCCAACCGCTCACAAAACTTGCATCCTCTCCGCAACCTCCTCGAAGAGTCTCACAAGACAACCAGCCGCCAAGCCATCTAGGTGCCGGTAagcaccaagagtaacaagtatGAATCACTTTCTTGATCTAAATCTAGGCTAATCACCTAGCTAGATGCAAACTAAAcctaaactagcactaatcaaGTCATTAATCTTATGCTGATTGCCTTGATCTTTAACTTTAACTCCAAGATGACTCAAACCCTCTCCAATATGAGTGTGTGTTTTGGTGGGAGTGAGAAACCTCAAATGGCCGGTggtgagggtatttatagcctcaccCCTAAATAGCCGTTGCACCTCGACCCCAGAAAACTATGAACATTGAATGATCAGGTGAGCACATGTTTCCCAGCACTAGAACATTCGGTGAGTGCAACCAAACTAGCTGTTGTGTCCCTCAACCAcgtcatcggatcatccgatgaccTTGAAATATCCTCTCCGGAACATCCGACGAGTGTAGCTtctgtcacaccccaaaattcctattttgggttgtgagcattttaaaacaagaaaataacatttttcctgaaattttttaaaaaacttttccaaaattttgtttagagtttaaaaagaatttgttttgtgtaatgaaaaatgtatttataaaatattagaataggttaaggaatttcaaggttggataaatccttgtttCATTTTTCCCACATTATCTAAAAATCCTCCATGGACAATCTCATCTCGCATCATTTTGATCCAACCCAGCGTGCATTGCTTTtcctcaatatttttctttctagcCTGTGGTTCCAAACTAGCATCAAGCTATCAACCTTGCATCACGTTAGATTGCTAGCATGATGGCACACATGTGCGCTAAAGCCAGCCCAAATAAGCTCTCTTGCATGTGTACATACCTGATCGTTTCATCCACTTCGAAACGATATCATCCTTTCGCCAGGCAGCCAAGGCCGCCAAACAAAGCTCGAGTTAGTGCTCAATCAATACGCATTGATATCCATTTATCCTCTTTCAATTCCTAACAATTCATAGTGGAAAGCGCCACTTAAATAGtcataatggcaattgaagccggcTACCAGTTACTCCTCATCATCAGCCTCATCTTATCAtgcagtttcggagttcaatacggcctcaaatgcaaatcttgacaataccaaagttgtaggtctcgtcgatatcttcgatttgaacctatggaagtctccttttagataatggaactaggagttatggcccccgaaatcagtgcaacgcagataagtctgagttcaaactgtttatctTGTAGTGCAtatttgaaaatcaagatggcattttcagaagttccaatgaataccaaagttgtagatcttttcgattaatacaatttagagttcagaaacatccaatttagagtccgaacgatagagatatcatgCTCGGAACACAGGCCTGCGATTTAGCATCGCGCAATCAGATCACAACTTGGGCCTGAGCCATGGCCGGCTTGGATCCCACCTTGGCTCACCAGCCCAACGTCCCTAGACCCATAAAAAGGGACCAACACACCCTCCCCTACCCTTTTCCTGCAtccaccaaaccctagccgctgcCCCCAACCCGCCAGGCACCATTCGTCGTCGCGAACAGCCATGTCGTCGCCGGTTGGCATACGCGTTCCTGGCGATCCGTCCATCCAAATGACTTCATATTTTGTCAAGATGTGATCCAGGTCGTTCCTCACCATGTCTCAAAACCGTTTGGCCAGAGGAACAAAGAAGCCGCCGGGATCTCcgtcgccaccaccaccgctcgTTGTTGTGCCGCCGgtgtcgccgccgccggttCCATCGTcgtctccgcgaatccttcaTCACCGATCGTCGCAACAAGGTGAGGACCAAAccagccccttcccctcctcttttccCCTGTATGGATGCCATTTTTGAGCCTTAATCGAACCCCTAGCCCGGCCAAATCCCTCGCTACACGGCCACGGCCGTCGCCGTCGCAGACAGCCGCGCGACTGCCGAATAGCATCTGCGTTCCTTGGCCGATCAGAGGTTGGATCACCGCGCCCTTGAACCAGAACTTACCCCTGGATGTCCCACATGCCCTCACCAAACCGTTTGTCCATTAGAGCCCCAACGCCACCGGGATCACGATCGCCGTGCCCGCTGCCCAGTCTGGAATTCTGCGCGTGCAGCACAGGTTTCAAATCGCGTTCCCCGGTGAACTAGCACTCCaatccacgagtcctttgatcGATACGTGCCCCCTGCTAGTCCTCTACATCCTCCCAAAATTAGTTTATCCAAAGCTGCAATAGAGCCTCAATTCTCGACGTCGCAATCCCTGCTTCCCAATCCTATACACATTCTGCATACCTAGAATGTCAGCCGTGTTCCCCGGCGAACCGGAGCTCCAATCATCGATCCCTTTGATAGAGATGTGCCCCTGGTTATCCTCAACAATCCCTAAAGGTAGTTCGGCCAGAAGAGCACCGTCGCCGCCGATTTTGTGATCGCTACGCCACTGCCCCCGTGTTTGTGAGTGTTCTGCGCGTGCACCCAAaatgcattcgcgttccccgtcaatccaggAGCCGtttggatgcaccaaccatgtcacagtGTGTCCCATCACATCTTCTGTGCGGCCATATGAAGGTCCCTCGCATCTGCAGCGACGCCACTAGGAACGCAATCCTAACTTCCAACGTCATTGCGCAATCTCGCCAAAGTTCCAACCAACCGATCTCCTTCTCAGGTGAAGCCCTATCCAAACCATCACTGCAGAATCGTGttctagaaaatatgaatatttctatTCAAACCATTTCTTGAATATCATAGCCAATCTTCGAGAACGTGCACATCTTCTTCGCTGTGTCTCTGCGCGGTCAACCTCTGAACCTGGTATCGTTTGTCTCtcttttgccgctacctcgaaacttctctgacaagaccaaccataaaatCGAGCTTGTCTTCTCGCATTCTACGCCCGTGCTCTcattgatttgttgaaacaccATTGTTTCCCAATGTCAACATCAATGATCTTCGTTGCTATCGCCATCTAATCGTGCACTTCGTCACCTTCATCTCGCCGGTGTGCGTATCCTTCTGTACCTCAGGTCAAAATGAGCCcttcatgagttcatggctACAATGCGACCCCGTCTAAACCATCTCTATCAACCCCGGGCCTTTTCCCTAACCGACTACGCCGAGAGCCCACCGTCGGCCGACTCCTCCATGCCAAACTCCCCTACTCTACTCTCTAGTCTCGCTCTCTTTGTGAATATCCCAAATAACCCCTCCAGAGatcctttatttctatctttaATTTCCTGTTTAAGATGTTTACACGTTAGCCCCTACCTTCTATAGTTAATTATGTTCCAGCCCTTATTATTCAAATAGAATCAtctattcaaatcttgttcagcgaATGTCATTTAAATCCAAGCAACACTCTATGAATTCGCCTAAATCTcgtatcctatccaaccatagagttTTTTTATGATGGGATGCCTCTGTTTGATGTATTGTTCTTAGTTATTTgtattttctcttttgtcggttgTTCCTGCGAATAGACGACTACGTTGCTAAGCAATACAAGGATCTCCAAGAGCAACAGTTCGGAAATCAATGATCAGCAAAGTCAAGACTTCGAGATATGCCAGAACTGAGTTTACGAATATCACTGAGCAGCAGTCAGGCAACAGTTTGGACTTTTatattagttgtttatccttcttgcatgcttgtctaatttggtcccatgattagggtttactagattttgtatgattatccttgtcgccgttgatgagtcatggaaagaaaatggtagatatgctagtcgctaTCCTGATTGGGTTagaagttaaacttgactaacgattatgcaacaagaattgggTATGGTGatcttgtagtaacatggtatagggatcctaacaggatggttggtatgTGGATGGTGTATGAAGGCCCATGTGTTGTGCTGCATGATGGAAATGTgtctgttcctgtgtggggtcctaaggactgaTTCTTGAAGTCTGTAACCCAGCTGAACaacgcaaccacgaggcttatatgggtacagcctggccaattaattagttGTCCTTCATGTTTTgtacgcaccagtggacggttaagtggcacaagagggggcctctgcagtggatgaaatccctattagtggtgaaaccttagtgggtgcatatagaTTTGGAGGCGTTTTGTAAAGGcattgtagtgagaccccggctctacaccccagaagtgtgaagcaaaacatgaatcacgacttgtgggtaaagtgtgcaaactctgcagagtataaaactgatcgatcagccgtgctcacggtcaagagcggctttgacttcttcttgattagatggattcagggttctggtatggatggtcgggtagccaagtaatgggattacctgatGAGTTATGGTAGCCAGATatagaatatctggtgagtttggtagtcggatggaatccgatgagttgttcttcttgtttaagttgtgtcttcacacttagaaaataggatgcctgattctgggagttataggttaaggttgcttagtgcagtaaaccagtgtctaacatttttcttgacttaagccatcatgtcatattttcctacacttgaagtacgatatgtactcacacttgctgtttccaataataaatgctgctcaaTTGGAGAAGACTACACAGAGATCAatgaagctgaagactacaatgaagacGAAGCGTCTTAGGTTGCGTTGctcccagtcgattgcctgtagTGTGCCCTAAAGCTTTCATTGGAGTTTTCTCGAGTTCTTCCGCTGCTATTCAAAACTCTGGTAAttgtttcaataaagttgttttgttcgatatagaactgtatgtCACTGAtaatgtcaccgcatgtatgatgaaactgatcctggcatacatgtggaatgcacttggttattcttttgaaaaatcgggtgtgacagctTCTATCTCGAGCCTATCATTATTCTCTACACAAATACTCCGATGATATCCTCTGTTAAATACTGGAATATCCGTTGTCATTACCCTGTTAAGACCATTGGATCATCTGTTGTGCAAATCTTCTGAGACACTTCATTTGCATGCCCTTAGGAAAGTTGCTGTGATGAATCTTTCGGTGATCATCGATTCATCCGATTCAAATAAAGTAGAAGGGGAGGAGCATTAGCCTGAGGTGGTCACCATGTGATTCTAACCTCTCAgcttcaaagtcttccattCGCTCTCACTCTTCGGGGTCCCCCTTTCTCGCGTAAAAGCGATCATCATTCGAACACCCCGAAACCAAGGGGGTACTAACTAACAACTGGGAAGAGATCTAGTGGAGACGGGGTGGGCCTGTAGCTCAGAGGATTAGAGCATGTGGCTATGAACCACGGTGTCGGGGGTAGTGCATCTGCCTCCTAATAGGTCTTCTGCACAAACACTCCGATGAATACTCCAGTGCCATCATTGGATTATCCGATGCATGCATTATGACatggacttgtccaattcaattcaaactttaTCGCAGCTTTGATGTCTTCTTTTACTTGATGTCTTGGGACTTCCTCTAGTCTATTAGGACTAGCTAAACCCAGTGTGCATCACCACTAGATAACTATTCTAAAGAGACTACTTAGATTAAGCTACTAAACCCAAATTCCTCTTTGTagtatggcaaaaaaaaaaacatacatgaTGATTTGTTTAAATAATAGGTTCTTATACCTTCGTAAAACTCTTTTTTTACCTTAAATTTCAACTCTTTGAGGTGTTTGAtacctcaagttcatcaaataACATCCTTGAAACTAAATCTTATACGCTAGCAAACCATATTAGTCCTATTaactatattaatattaatcaccaaaattcaaCGAACGAATGCTATGATCATTGATCTTACATGCGTGTGACCCGATATGGTTAGTTTTGGTCTAGCAGCATCTTAGCTCTGATAATGATGATGGGTGATTTGAAGGGCGAAGGTGCGCATCGAGCGAGAGCAAAACCAAAATAAGAGGCACGTATGTTGTCTTATCAACAAGTTTATCAACAAGGACAGAACTGGAATTTTTCATCAGTAGAGCTAATTAAATAGAGATGCATGAAGCATTTTTAGGAAGAAATCATTTCCCCCAaacttttatttattatttaataAGCCCATTAGTGAGCGCTTGAGGCATCCTATCCTTTGCTTTCCCGTTTTCGAGGGGCAATTATCATCATACTATTAGTAAATTTGCACTTTAACATGTCAACGACATCTAGAATCAGGTATTTGGGCACACTAGGATTTCATCACAAGTGGTATTTTGGCCAGTTGCCCCGTTTTTAGAACGTGGGGCTCAATCAGGTTGGGTGGGCCCACCAATGGACGAAGAGTCGGAGCCGCATTCGCATCCCCGCGTCATCGTCCACCGTATACTCCGGTCCTCCGTCTTCATTGCACACAACCAAAcaccaagcaagcaagcaagcagagCGAGGCCATCGAGGATGTCGAGGAGCCCGCAGCTGAGCCTGAGCGGCTGCAGCTcgctcttctccctctccagcaccagcaccagccgCGACAACGACAGCGCTGCCGCCGCGCCAGTGCCCGTGCCGCTGTCCCTTCATCCGCTTCTGCCCCCTCGCCCTCCCGGCCCTCTTCTGTCGCTcagcatcggcggcggcggagacgaggaggaggagtacCTGCAGCTGGGCGGCCTGGATCTGCAGCTGAtggggggcggcggcggcggcggcggcggcggcgacgacgacgacgagcgcAAGACCGTCCGGATGATGAAGAACAGGGAGTCTGCGCTCCGCTCCAGGGCAAGGAAGAGGGTAAGTAATTAAAGTAGCTACCtttatctaattaattaatccgTTAACTAATTTGGATTCACTTCAGCTCATAAGCATACCTCGATTGATTTTGGATGCATACAGGCGTATGTGCAGGAGCTGGAGAAGGAGGTTCGTCGCCTGGTGAATGAGAACCTCAAGCTCAAGAGGCAGTGCAAacaagtctctctctctctctctctctctctctctctctctctctatatatatatatatatatatatatatatatatataaataaaaaatatatcccTTCGTTCTTCCTTCATTCACCTCCATATCTGATGAAAGCATGATGATCTATGGATGCTGCAGCTGAAAGTGGAGATGGCTGCACTGATCCAGCCGAGCAGCAGCAAGAGCAGCTCCCAGCTCATCAGAAGAACCTCCTCGTCCACTCGGCTCTAGCTCCCGACTCCATCTGCCACTGCATACTTGTGGGTTGTTGCATCCACTACTAGCTCCTCCTACACTACAGCTCCTGCTCCTGTACGTACTCCTACCAGCTCAAGAAAAATGGATGGATCAAGACTACTCTGCTGCATAACCATAGAGTAGCACGACTTGTAGCTTATTATTATTAGGTGCATATCCCAAATCGATGGATGGAAATGTTTCAGTATTTGCGCG
This genomic interval carries:
- the LOC133920826 gene encoding bZIP transcription factor 27-like, with product MDEESEPHSHPRVIVHRILRSSVFIAHNQTPSKQASRARPSRMSRSPQLSLSGCSSLFSLSSTSTSRDNDSAAAAPVPVPLSLHPLLPPRPPGPLLSLSIGGGGDEEEEYLQLGGLDLQLMGGGGGGGGGGDDDDERKTVRMMKNRESALRSRARKRAYVQELEKEVRRLVNENLKLKRQCKQLKVEMAALIQPSSSKSSSQLIRRTSSSTRL